The following proteins are encoded in a genomic region of Phragmites australis chromosome 9, lpPhrAust1.1, whole genome shotgun sequence:
- the LOC133928037 gene encoding 22 kDa alpha-zein 14-like, with product MAAKIIVLFAFLALSDNAAQQQLFNPQAPVNPAANWRRQQLYNLLAMASTTTYLQQQQQEEIFNQVAVVSPIANLQQQQQQQILSQLALVSPIAYWQQQQKQQQQQQLFNQLATASLVAYSQQQQQQQLFNPLALVRPIAYWQQEQQLFNPQALATPAAYRQQIFASGASL from the exons ATGGCAGCCAAGATAATTGTGTTGTTTGCTTTCCTTGCTCTTTCG GACAATGCAGCGCAGCAGCAGCTCTTCAACCCACAGGCCCCAGTGAACCCTGCGGCCAactggcggcggcagcagctcTACAACCTGCTGGCCATGGCAAGCACCACCACCTActtgcagcagcaacagcaggaggagaTCTTCAACCAAGTTGCTGTGGTGAGCCCCATAGCCAActtgcagcaacagcagcagcagcaaatcCTTAGCCAACTTGCATTGGTGAGCCCCATCGCCTACTGGCAGCAAcaacagaagcagcagcagcaacaacaactcTTTAACCAACTAGCCACGGCGAGCCTCGTCGCCTacagccagcagcagcagcaacaacaactcTTTAACCCACTGGCCCTAGTGAGGCCCATTGCTTACTGGCAACAAGAGCAGCAACTCTTCAACCCACAAGCCTTGGCGACCCCCGCTGCCTATAGGCAGCAAATCTTTGCTAGTGGTGCCTCCCTCTAG